The genomic stretch GTTTTCAAAACTTCCACTAATTCGGAACTGAACCCACCCCATTCTGCCTGATGCACTTTGCTGGTTACTAAGTTCCCTTGTGGATCTGAACTTGTCTTAGGTAGAGCAAGAAGAAATTGCTTACTCATTTCATCCAACGAATCTTTGTCATCAGTAATAATCGAAACGGTAGCTGCCTGTTCCGCACTATAAATTGCGGCCTTAACCCTGCGGTTTTCTGAACCACCGTTCACGGCTATCTTTTTGCCTATGCGAGTGTTTTTCTCCTTCAGCCAGGTAACATCGATACGAGGCAAAGGAAGCGCCAAGTCGAACGGGTCTTCAGGATTAATAAGAACTGTAGAAAGCCCTGCTGCAGAAGCAGCCTGTTCTATTCTCGACTGGTAGAATTTTCTCATTTTGACTGTCCTACTGCGGTCTGCATGTAACTTTTAATAAGCTCTGCGGCCTCTTCTTTATCCTCGTCGCTAATTCCCAAAAATTCCCGCTGTGGCACTGTCACTTTGTCCACTTGTACAAACTGTCCATTGGGTAGCCGAAACTTAAGCTTTCCCTTTTTGCCTTTGATTTCTCCACCGAGCTGGTGAATTGCAGCATAGACTTTATTTGAACCGACGCTAACGCCCTCTGAACTAGCCATGTAGCCTATAGAGTTCTTCAGTTCACTTGTGCTTGTCAGGG from Halodesulfovibrio sp. MK-HDV encodes the following:
- a CDS encoding phage virion morphogenesis protein, with protein sequence LTSTSELKNSIGYMASSEGVSVGSNKVYAAIHQLGGEIKGKKGKLKFRLPNGQFVQVDKVTVPQREFLGISDEDKEEAAELIKSYMQTAVGQSK